Proteins encoded in a region of the Vitis riparia cultivar Riparia Gloire de Montpellier isolate 1030 chromosome 7, EGFV_Vit.rip_1.0, whole genome shotgun sequence genome:
- the LOC117917873 gene encoding probable inorganic phosphate transporter 1-7 translates to MAREQLQVLNALDVAKTQWYHFTAIIIAGMGFFTDAYDLFCISLVTKLLGRLYYHVDGAAKPGTLPPNVSAAVNGVALFGTLAGQLFFGWLGDKMGRKRVYGMTLMLMVICSVASGLSFGSSPKAVMSTLCFFRFWLGFGIGGDYPLSATIMSEYANKKTRGAFIAAVFAMQGFGILAGGLFAIIVSTAFKAKFSAPAYEVDAIASTVPQADYVWRIILMVGALPAALTYYSRTKMPETARYTALVAKNAKKAASDMSKVLQVDIEAEPQKVEEVTKAYGLFSKEFVRRHGVHLFGTASTWFLLDIAFYSQNLFQKDIFSAIGWIPPAKTMNAIDEVYKIAKAQTLIALCSTVPGYWFTVAFIDRMGRFAIQLMGFFFMTVFMFALAFPYDHWTRKDNRIGFVVMYSLTFFFANFGPNATTFVVPAEIFPARFRSTCHGISAASGKAGAIVGAFGFLYLAQSKDKAKADAGYPAGIGVKNALLVLGGINLLGFVFTFMVPESKGKSLEEMSGENEDNNEQANASV, encoded by the coding sequence ATGGCCAGGGAACAATTGCAGGTGCTCAACGCACTGGACGTAGCAAAAACACAATGGTATCATTTCACTGCAATCATCATTGCTGGAATGGGGTTCTTCACTGATGCCTATGATCTCTTCTGCATATCCCTCGTCACGAAACTGCTCGGTCGCCTATACTACCATGTGGATGGTGCAGCCAAGCCTGGGACGCTTCCTCCTAATGTGTCTGCTGCTGTTAATGGGGTGGCCTTATTTGGAACTCTTGCTGGCCAGCTATTCTTTGGCTGGCTTGGGGACAAAATGGGCCGGAAGCGGGTCTATGGCATGACTCTTATGCTCATGGTTATATGCTCTGTTGCTTCGGGGCTTTCCTTTGGCAGTAGCCCAAAAGCTGTTATGAGCACTCTATGCTTCTTCCGGTTCTGGCTTGGGTTTGGGATTGGTGGTGATTACCCTCTTTCAGCCACCATCATGTCTGAATATGCTAATAAGAAGACTCGTGGTGCCTTCATTGCTGCTGTCTTTGCCATGCAAGGCTTTGGGATTTTGGCTGGCGGTTTGTTTGCAATTATAGTCTCGACCGCATTCAAGGCCAAGTTCAGTGCCCCTGCTTATGAGGTTGATGCAATTGCCTCAACTGTGCCGCAGGCTGATTATGTTTGGAGGATCATTCTAATGGTTGGAGCACTTCCTGCTGCCCTCACTTATTACTCGAGGACGAAAATGCCAGAAACTGCTAGATACACTGCTCTGGTTGCTAAGAATGCTAAAAAGGCTGCTTCAGATATGTCAAAGGTTTTGCAGGTGGACATTGAGGCAGAACCTCAAAAGGTTGAGGAGGTGACCAAAGCGTATGGTTTATTCTCCAAGGAGTTTGTTCGTCGCCATGGGGTTCACTTGTTCGGGACTGCAAGCACATGGTTCTTGCTTGACATTGCATTCTACAGTCAAAATCTGTTCCAGAAGGACATCTTCAGCGCAATTGGGTGGATTCCTCCAGCAAAGACTATGAATGCCATTGATGAAGTATACAAAATTGCAAAGGCGCAAACGCTTATTGCTCTATGCAGTACTGTCCCAGGGTACTGGTTTACAGTGGCTTTCATCGACCGTATGGGAAGATTTGCTATTCAGTTGATGGGCTTCTTCTTCATGACAGTGTTCATGTTTGCACTGGCCTTTCCGTACGACCACTGGACTCGTAAGGACAACAGAATCGGGTTCGTGGTAATGTACTCATTGACCTTCTTCTTTGCAAATTTTGGACCCAATGCCACTACATTTGTGGTGCCAGCTGAGATCTTCCCAGCAAGGTTCAGGTCAACATGCCACGGCATATCAGCAGCATCTGGGAAGGCTGGGGCAATTGTGGGTGCATTTGGGTTCTTGTATTTGGCTCAGAGTAAGGACAAGGCCAAGGCAGATGCAGGGTACCCAGCAGGCATAGGTGTGAAGAATGCACTCCTTGTATTGGGTGGTATCAACCTTTTAGGATTCGTCTTCACCTTCATGGTGCCTGAGTCAAAAGGAAAATCATTGGAAGAGATGTCTGGCGAGAATGAGGATAATAATGAGCAAGCAAATGCCAGTGTATAA